From the genome of Colletotrichum destructivum chromosome 10, complete sequence, one region includes:
- a CDS encoding Putative major facilitator superfamily, MFS transporter superfamily: MSQTATETRSVAHHQHASFGPEAYELGRLSSSHGRPLGDISPKRDGLEEHQASDVPDDSPPPHAHGTLERWNSPKGNVGRLGFAFFSFIIAGMNDAAVGALIPYLETYYDLSYTIVSLIFLTPFAGYSVAAFTNARIHQKFGQRGVAIMAPLCHIITYVVLALHPPYPVLVVANAISGFGNGLTDACFCAWIGAMDKANTIQGFLHSSYSVGALISPLIATSMVVTAQLPWYNYYYVMVGAAVLELVGLVITFWPKTGAVYRAEHAHENDGQGGAGTRAALKSKVTWLCSLFFFAYMGVEVGLGGWIVTFMLRVRKASAYASGVSATGFWAGQALGRACLGFVTERFGERLCISIYLVICIALQLLFWLVPQFVVSAIAVAFLGFFLGPLFPGAVMMTAKLLPKHIHVSAIGFAMAIGGTGGTVFPFIIGAIATSRGVSVLQPIVLSLIAVVVIVWLCFPRIQKKD; encoded by the exons ATGTCGCAGACCGCCACCGAGACGCGTTCCGTGGCGCATCATCAGCATGCGTCGTTCGGGCCCGAGGCGTACGAGCTCGGCCGTCTGAGTTCCAGCCACGGCCGCCCACTCGGCGACATCTCGCCGAAGCgggacggcctcgaggagcatcAGGCGTCAGACGTCCCGGACGacagcccgccgccgcacgcCCACGGGACCCTCGAGCGATGGAACTCGCCCAAGGGCAACGTCGGCAGGCTGGGCTTCGCctttttctccttcatcATTGCCGGCATGAACGATGCGGCCGTCGGT GCCCTGATTCCATAC CTCGAAACCTACTATGACCTCAGCTACACCATCGTCTCGCTCATCTTCCTGACGCCCTTCGCCGGCTACTCggtcgccgccttcaccaACGCCAGGATCCACCAAAAGTTCGGCCAGCGGGgcgtcgccatcatggcgccCCTGTGCCACATCATCACCtacgtcgtcctcgccctgcaCCCCCCCTACCCGGTGCTCGTCGTGGCCAACGCCATCAGCGGCTTCGGCAACGGCCTGACGGACGCCTGCTTCTGCGCCTGGATCGGCGCCATGGACAAGGCCAACACGATCCAGGGCTTCCTGCACTCCTCCTActccgtcggcgccctcatTTCCCCGCTGATTGCCACGTCCATGGTGGTCACCGCCCAGCTCCCCTGGTACAACTACTACTATGTCATG GTCGGCGCAGCTGTTCTCGAACTCGTCGGTCTGGTCATCACTTTCTGGCCAAAGACGGGCGCCGTGTACCGCGCCGAGCACGCCCACGAGAACGACGGTCAGGGGGGCGCCGGCACCCGAGCTGCGCTCAAGTCCAAGGTCACCTGGCTTTGCTCtctgttcttcttcgcctACATGGGTGTTGAAG TCGGTCTCGGTGGCTGGATCGTCACTTTCATGCTTCGAGTCCGCAAAGCGTCCGCCTACGCCTCTGGTGTTTCCGCCACGGGCTTCTGGGCCGGACAAGCCCTCGGCCGCGCTTGTCTGGGCTTCGTGACCGAGAGGTTCGGCGAGAGGCTCTGCATCAGCATCTACCTCGTCATCTGCATTGCCCTCCAGCTCCTCTTCTGGCTCGTCCCGCAGTTTGTCGTCTCAGCCATCGCCGTTGCcttcctcggcttcttcttgggcccGTTGTTCCCCGGGGCCGTCATGATGACGGCTAAGCTTCTGCCGAAGCACATTCACGTCAGCGCAATCGGCTTCGCCATGGCCATTGGCGGTACGGGAGGAACCGTCTTCCCGTTCATCATCGGTGCCATTGCGACCAGCAGAGGTGTCAGCGTGCTCCAGCCCATCGTTCTGTCGCTCATTGCCGTGGTTGTCATTGTCTGGCTCTGCTTCCCACGGATCCAAAAGAAGGACTAG
- a CDS encoding Putative major facilitator superfamily, MFS transporter superfamily — translation MFGPLESNGAGHAPSVDVKSFVREADTGDATADKPFAEKHKDGTDNTASDINTTDSFDVGRPQSDGKIRASLVRKFDRRLVPAMFLAHLLFFLDKSNIALARINGLERDLGLSGNQFNTALAMFFLLNVLFNIPGNLALRRVGGAIWLPSLITAWGLVTTFSGFITSFAGLCVTRALLGLTESSFLGGVLIYLGFFYTADELILRVGLFYSSTALAGFLGGLMAAGFGQIKVSGYMGWPWIFFIEGILTVVLGLGLLFVLPHTPAVARFLTPSERELAIRRMQAQDQWHYLDTPRPVDVDPEAVGGVRAGEEAFVNKDSLTWVTVKRAIFNGITMAMAIGAFFSIQAIYSFAMFLPTIIATMGYKSLKASLMTAPPNLAALVFTISISLWSRRSGKTALPLNVCSITGILGYTLLIIGAKAGPRPLFLDADVQYAGTFLVAMSVNATPPLALTWMSINASPHYVRAIALGFLLSIGNAASFLASFTYIKTEAPGYLKGHSINLGCLAGLLLVGILLPLYMKRENRQREQGKRDYRLEESQRNGLSAAEHEFRLGWMHPGFRFKV, via the exons ATGTTCGGTCCCCTCGAGTCCAACGGCGCTGGACACGCCCCGTCGGTTGACGTCAAGTCTTTCGTCCGCGAAGCTGATACTGGTGATGCCACTGCGGACAAGCCCTTTGCAGAAAAGCACAAAGACGGAACCGACAACACGGCCAGcgacatcaacaccaccgaTTCTTTCGACGTAGGGCGGCCCCAGAGCGACGGGAAGATCCGGGCCTCTCTCGTCCGCAAGTTCGACCGCCGGCTCGTCCCCGCCATGTTCCTGGCCCacctgctcttcttcctcgacaagagcaacatcgccctcgcccgcaTCAACGGTCTCGAACGAGACCTCGGGCTGTCAGGTAACCAGTTCAACACGGCCCtggccatgttcttcctcctcaacgTCTTGTTCAACATCCCCGGGAACCTGGCCCTTCGCCGCGTCGGTGGTGCCATCTGGCTCCCGTCCCTGATCACGGCGTGGGGTCTCGTCACGACCTTTAGCGGCTTCATCACGAGCTTCGCGGGGCTCTGCGTCACACGCGCCCTCCTGGGCCTGACTGAGAGCTCGTTCCTGGGCGGCGTCTTGATCTACCTCGGCTTCTTCTAtaccgccgacgagctcatTCTACGCGTCGGGCTGTTCTACTCGAgcaccgccctcgccggtTTCTTGGGTGGCCTGATGGCCGCCGGCTTCGGACAGATCAAGGTCTCCGGCTACATGGGCTGGCCTTGgatcttcttcatcgaggGAATCTTGACGGTCGTCCTTGGACTCGGCCTGCTTTTCGTCCTACCGCACACGCCCGCGGTTGCGAGGTTTTTGACGCCGTCCGAGAGGGAACTCGCTATTCGGCGCATGCAGGCTCAAGACCAATGGCACTACCTAGACACTCCTCGacccgtcgacgtcgatccAGAGGCAGTAGGAGGCGTACGTGCTGGTGAAGAAGCCTTCGTTAACAAGGACTCGCTCACCTGGGTCACGGTAAAGAGGGCCATATTCAACGGCATCacgatggccatggcgatcGGCGCGTTCTTCTCCATCCAAGCCATCTACAGCTTCGCCATGTTCCTGcccaccatcatcgccacgATGGGGTACAAGTCTCTCAAGGCGTCGTTGATGACAGCACCGCCGAACTTGGCGGCGCTGGTCTTCACCATCAGCATAAGTCTCTGGAGCCGGCGGTCCGGGAAGACGGCGTTGCCGCTGAACGTCTGCAGCATCACGGGCATTCTGGGATACACACTGCTCATCATCGGTGCGAAGGCAGGACCGCGCCCCTTGTTCCTGGATGCCGACGTCCAATATGCCGGGACGTTTCTGGTCGCCATGTCGGTTAACGCAACACCACCGTTGGCCCTTACCTGGATGAGCATCAACGCGTCGCCGCACTATGTCCGGGCAATCGCTTTGGGGTTCCTCCTGTCGATCGGCAACGCGGCTTCGTTCCTTGCTTCTTTTACGTATATCAAGACCGAGGCACCGGG ATACTTGAAGGGACACTCCATCAATCTCGGGTGCCTCGCGGGACTTCTGCTCGTCGGCATCTTGCTGCCCTTGTACATGAAGCGGGAGAATCGGCAGCGAGAGCAAGGCAAACGAGACTACAGACTAGAGGAAAGCCAAAGGAATGGCCTTTCGGCGGCAGAGCACGAGTTCCGGCTAGGGTGGATGCACCCCGGTTTCCGGTTCAAGGTCTAG
- a CDS encoding Putative lipid droplet-associated hydrolase, alpha/Beta hydrolase produces the protein MPGHGLLFFIPGNPGLVDYYTDFFDALKARIGWADGHIHVHGRDLFGFRDDSHEPFTKDNPPYDVERQIELVFDHLASLRRTDSSRNAPGKKGEPYDFVVLAGHSVGSYIALEIFHRHIKDPSRAPHLRLQAGMLLFPTVTHMAQSPSGKRLELIRTTPFLDNTAHVIAQRFLDLCPTGVLRWFVGAVLGFGAKAADVTTRFLKSRDGVWQAIHMGKDEMKVIIEEKWDKELWEVEEEDVAVGGSSSGRRAAAAAAPRFFFFFGKKDHWVGDHFRDHFIRAREKHIENGWARVEIDEIGLPHAFCTTEKNSEVVAVKVADWLKEIWDGMVAQSAASS, from the coding sequence ATGCCCGGACACGGCCTCCTGTTCTTCATCCCCGGCAACCCAGGGCTCGTCGACTACTACaccgacttcttcgacgCGCTCAAGGCCCGCATCGGCTGGGCCGACGGCCACATCCACGTCCACGGCCGCGATCTCTTTGGCTTCCGCGACGACAGCCACGAGCCCTTCACCAAGGACAACCCGCCGTACGACGTCGAGCGCCAGATCgagctcgtcttcgaccACCTGGCGTCTCTGAGGCGGACCGACTCGTCGCGGAACGCCCccggcaagaagggcgagcCGTATGACTTCGTCGTGCTGGCGGGCCACTCGGTGGGCAGCTACATCGCCCTCGAGATCTTTCACCGCCACATCAAGGACCCGTCGCGCGCGCCTCATCTCCGGCTGCAGGCCGGCATGCTCCTCTTCCCGACCGTCACGCACATGGCCCAGTCGCCGAGCGGGAAGCGACTCGAGCTCATCCGCACCACGCCGTTTCTCGACAACACGGCGCACGTCATCGCCCAGCGGTTTCTAGACCTGTGTCCGACGGGGGTGCTCCGCTggttcgtcggcgccgtacTCGGGTTCGgtgccaaggccgccgacgtcaCGACCAGGTTCCTCAAGAGCAGAGACGGCGTGTGGCAGGCCATCCACATGGGTAAAGATGAGATGAAGGTCATCATCGAGGAAAAATGGGACAAGGAGCTCTGGGAGgtcgaagaggaagatgtgGCGGTCGGCGGCAGTAGCAGCGGCAGGAGGGCAgcagcggccgccgcgccgaggttctttttctttttcggaAAAAAGGACCACTGGGTTGGCGACCATTTCAGGGATCACTTCATCAGAGCCCGAGAGAAGCACATCGAGAACGGATGGGCACgtgtcgagatcgacgagaTCGGGCTTCCCCACGCCTTCTGCACAACCGAGAAGAACAGTGAAGTCGTTGCCGTCAAGGTGGCAGACTGGCTCAAGGAGATTTGGGACGGCATGGTGGCACAGTCAGCGGCATCATCATGA